One genomic region from Lynx canadensis isolate LIC74 chromosome E1, mLynCan4.pri.v2, whole genome shotgun sequence encodes:
- the KRT35 gene encoding keratin, type I cuticular Ha5, whose translation MASKCLKASFSSGSLKGPGAAGGGSARVSAMYSSGSCKLPSLSLGARSFSACSVGLGRSGCRAASCLPALCLPYGGFATSSSVGGGWFGEGVLAGSEKETMQSLNDRLASYLEKVRQLERDNASLESRIREWCEQQVPYLCPDYQSYFRTIEELQKKTLCTKAENARLVVQIDNAKLAADDFRTKYETELSMRQLVESDMNGLRRILDDLTLCKADLEAQVESLKEELLCLKKNHEEEVNSLRCQLGDRLNVEVDAAPPVDLNRVLDEMRCQYETLVENNRRDAEEWFNTQTEELNQQVVSSSEQLQSCQAEIIELRRTVNALEIELQAQQSMRDALESTLAETEARYSSQLAQMQCLISNVEAQLAEIRADLERQNQEYQVLLDVRARLEGEINTYRGLLESEDCKLPCNPCAPDHSPSKACLPCLPAASCGPGAVHTTCSPRPICVPCPGGRF comes from the exons ATGGCTTCCAAGTGCTTGAAGGCCAGCTTCTCTTCGGGGTCTCTCAAGGGCCCGGGAGCGGCCGGCGGGGGCTCCGCTCGCGTGTCCGCAATGTACTCCAGTGGCTCCTGCAagctccccagcctctccctcgGGGCCCGGAGCTTCTCTGCGTGCTCCGTGGGGCTGGGCCGGAGCGGCTGCAGGGCGGCCAGCTGCCTGCCCGCTCTCTGCCTCCCGTACGGAGGCTTTGCCACCAGCTCCAGCGTGGGCGGGGGCTGGTTCGGGGAAGGCGTCCTCGCCGGCAGCGAGAAGGAGACCATGCAGTCCCTGAACGACCGCCTGGCCAGCTACCTGGAGAAGGTGCGCCAGCTGGAGCGGGACAACGCCAGCCTGGAGAGCCGCATCCGGGAGTGGTGTGAGCAGCAGGTGCCCTACCTGTGCCCCGACTACCAGTCCTACTTCCGGACCATCGAGGAGCTCCAGAAGAAG ACCCTGTGCACCAAGGCAGAGAACGCCAGGCTCGTGGTGCAGATCGACAACGCCAAGCTGGCCGCAGACGACTTCAGAACCAA GTACGAGACGGAGCTGTCCATGCGGCAGCTGGTGGAGTCAGACATGAACGGCCTGCGCAGGATCCTGGACGATCTGACCCTGTGCAAGGCCGACCTGGAGGCCCAGGTGGAGTCCCTGAAGGAGGAGCTGCTATGCCTCAAGAAGAACCACGAGGAg GAAGTGAACTCACTTCGGTGTCAGCTTGGTGACCGGCTCAATGTCGAGGTGGACGCTGCCCCGCCTGTTGACTTGAACCGTGTTCTGGATGAGATGAGATGCCAGTATGAGACCCTGGTGGAGAATAACCGCCGTGATGCTGAAGAATGGTTCAACACCCAG aCCGAGGAGCTGAACCAGCAGGTGGTGTCCAGCTCGGAGCAGCTGCAATCCTGCCAGGCGGAGATCATCGAGCTGAGACGCACGGTCAACGCCCTGGAGATCGAGCTGCAGGCCCAGCAGAGCATG AGAGATGCTTTGGAATCCACCCTGGCGGAGACCGAGGCGCGCTACAGCTCCCAGCTGGCCCAGATGCAGTGCCTGATCAGCAACGTGGAGGCCCAGTTGGCCGAGATCCGGGCTGACCTGGAGCGGCAGAACCAGGAGTACCAGGTGCTGCTGGACGTGCGGGCCCGGCTGGAGGGCGAGATCAACACGTACCGGGGCCTGCTGGAGAGCGAGGACTGCAA gCTGCCCTGTAACCCGTGTGCTCCTGACCACTCGCCTTCCAAGGCCTGCCTCCCCTGTCTTCCTGCGGCCTCCTGTGGTCCAGGCGCTGTCCACACAACCTGCAGCCCCCGCCCCATCTGTGTGCCCTGCCCGGGGGGCCGGTTCTAA